GCCCGTCATGATTGATCAGCGATATCGCCTTGCCCGGGCTGCCATTGGTCAGGGCGACATAGCCGTCAATGATATGCTCATCCATAGCAGGGAATTTATTTTGCAGTATTTCCTTCACCGTTTCCGATTTTAACGGTTTAAGCGGCAACATCCGGCAACGCGATTTGATCGTCGGCAGCAACCGCCCCGGCGCATGGGCCAATATAATCAGGATGGAATTTGATGGCGGTTCCTCCAGTATTTTCAAAATGGCGTTGGCGGCATTTCGGTTCATTTCATCTGCTGTATCGACAATCGCCACCCGCCAGCCGCCGGCCGTGGATGTTTTATGAAAAAAATCATTAATCCGCCGCACATCATCCACCAGGATATTGTTACGCAGTTTACCCGTTTTCGGGTCTTCCGTCCGCTCAATAACCAGCAGGTCGGCATGGCTACCGGCACTGATCAGGCTATTCTCCCGGCTTTCAAGATTGGTATTAAGGGACGACAACGCCACTTTTTCCAGCACATCACCGAACAGGCCCGGACCTTCATCCTCTTTGGGTGGATTATTCAGTAAAAACCGCGCCATTTTATAGGCCAGTGTCGCCTTACCGATCCCCTTGGGGCCGGTGATCATCCAGGCATGGTGAATTTTCCCGGCATTAAAGGCATCCAGAAAGAGCCCTTCTGCCCCCTCATGACCGTTAAGATCAAGGGTTTTTCGCGGTAAAAAAATCTCTGCTTCTTCCATGGTGCCGTCTGTTCATCACTTCCTTATTGCTTAGTCTTCTATGTAACATTAATTGGAAATGGATGGCTATCGGTAATTTGGGAAAATTATATAATCCAGCCTTCACTTGACAGCCAGTCCGCATAATTAGTTTATTTTTCCTATATTTGAATTTTTCTTCAAGAATTTTGAAGGTTAAAGTTAGCAAGTGATTTAAGATGATATACTATTTTCTATCAAGCACAGTAAAATCATAAATGGCAAGTACTGATAGTGAAATGATGAATAAAAATGTTCCGATTAAATATTGCTTATCAATTATTGAGAGAAATCCAACAATTCCATGTGAAATAAAAACTAACTTTGCAATTACATTTACAAGCGTTTTGTAAATTTGGTTAGTTGGTCTCCAATAAAGTAAGATAGACACCAATGTTCCTGTGAAAATAATCCAAATAATTATGGTTGGAATAAAATATTCCCCATCATTCACTACATTAATAATATCATATATTAAGCTTAATAGGATAATCACACCGCTAATCGTAACAATTGCTTCACCAAATAATTTTATATAAAACCACACATTAAAAGTATTATCTGTAGAATTTTGTGTGTGCTTAATATCAAACTTTTTGTCAAATCTGTCACTGATAAAGCTTTTGCCACACACTCGGCACCACATTGGCACATAGCTACTGTATCCCTTAGGATTATAGGATGAAGTGGAATTACACCTTTCACACTTTCTTGAACTTAAATACAAACCTCCTCCCATCCAATAAATGAATACCAGTGGAACTCCATAAAGGCCAAACAAGGAAAGAACTAACAAAAAAAAGGGAAATACTAATAAAATATGCAAGAAACTAATAATAAAATTAGGTTTTTTAAGCATTTATTCCCCCTTCAAATTTCTATAATTTGCAATAGGTTACCCAAGAAACCCCTGTGCCACCAGGTATGTTTCCTTGCTTTCGGAGCGGCTGGCCGGTGGTTTATAATGGCGGACGGATTTAAAACGTTTCTTGACATCCTCAAGCAGCTTATTGTCAGTTCCTCCGGCAAAAACCTTGGCGACGAAGGTACCGTTTTTCACCAATACCTTGGTGGCAAAATCAAAGGCCAGCTCGACAAGGCCGATGGTCCTTAAATAATCGGTATTCTGATGCCCGGTTGTGGCGGCCGCCATATCGCTCATCACCAGATCGACAGGGCCGTCAATAAGATCGAGCAGAGCTTTTTCCGCTTCATCGGTGGTAAAATCCATTTGCAGCATAATGGCCCCCGGCACTGGCGCCACTTCGAGCAGGTCAATGCCGATAATCCGCACATCACCCGCGCACTGCTTTGCCGCAACCTGCGCCCATCCGCCCGGTGCCGCGCCAAGGTCAACAACCGATTTAACCCCGTGCAGGAAATTAAATTTTTCATCAAGCTCCAGCAGTTTATAAGCGGCCCGGCTGCGGTACCCGTCACGCTTTGCCGCCGCCACATAGGGATCATTAAGCTGGCGCTGAAGCCAGCGTGTTGACGATGATTTGCGGTAACGCGCCGTCTTAACCCGTGTTTTTTCGCCGCGAACAATACCGCGCGGGTCAAGCTTTCTTTCCTTACCGCTTTTGCTGAGTTTGGGTTTTTTAATCATTTGTCCCCTGCTCTGCATTTACTGCTTTTTTCTTTTTCCGTTTCAGGAAATATCTTTTGCGGGACCGCTTTCTACGGGTAGCCCGGTTTTTCTGGCGCTGCTCATCCATCAGATGATGAAGCATCCCTTCACGGATACCCCGGTCGGCCACCCGCACATCATCAATCGGCCACACGTCAATGATTGCATCCAGAATGGCGCAGCCCGCCACCACCAGTTCGGCCCGGTCATTACCGATATTGTTAAGCGCCAGCCGCTCTGCATAATCAAGTTTTGCAAGATCCTGACATAGATTGACCAGATCAGCCGCCTTCATCCAGGCACCGTCCACTTCATTGCGGTCATAAATCGCCTGATTAAGATGCATGCTTGTCAGTGTCGTCACCGTGCCTGATGTGCCCATCAGCTGTACCCGGCTTTCAGCAATAGAGACGGCAATATTATGTTTTTGCTCAAACGGGACAAGATGGTCCTTAACCCGTTCCTTCATTTCCTCGTAGTGGGCGATGGGCAGCGCTTCCCGTGTGCCATATTCCTCGGACAGGTTGACGACCCCAAGCGGAATTGAAATCCAGTCAATAATTTCGGGAATGCGTTTTTTACAGAAATTGATCCAGATAATTTCCGTGCTGCCGCCACCAATATCAAAAATGATGCCGCTGTTATATTTGGTGTCCAGCAGCTCCTTACAACCCATCACCGCCAGCCGCGCTTCCTCCTGCGGGTTGATGATATCAAGGCTGATTTTTACCTGATCTTCAATGGTTTTGACAAATTCGGCACCATTTTCCGCCTCCCGACAGGCCTGCGTCGCCACATTCCACATGCGGGTCACGCCGCGGCGGCGCATTTTCTCCATACAGATTTTTAAGGCTGACACGGTCCGCTCCGTTGCCTCCACCGATATTTTTTTCTGTTCCTTTAATCCTTCGCCAAGACGGACAATTCGGGAAAAACTGTCAATAACCTTAAAACCGTTCGCGTTCGGCACCGCCACCAAAAGCCGGCAGTTATTGGTGCCAAGATCAACGACACCGTACACATGGCTTTTGCCCGGTTCACTGTTTCGACGGTTTTTGGTTGATGGCCGGTTCTGCTTCTCCCCCTGCGCAGCCCGCCTTTCTTCAGCGGAACCATTGTCATTATTATTATTTTTCATTCTGAATTGGGCCTGATCGTCAATTAATTCTCAAATATCCTACCTATATAGTACCGTGTGGCAAGGCTTCATAGAAAAAATTGAGTCAATTTTACAATTCTGCCTTTAACGTCATGTTGACAGCGTCACCTTTATCGTGCACCTTCAACTTCATAAGTAATTTCTGATAAATAGAGTAAGGGAGAAAGTTTCAAATGACAAATCAAACAAAATTAAATCGGCGTTTCTTTATGAAAACCGTTGGTGCGGGAGCAGTCATTGGGGGAACTTTGGGGAGCGTACCACTATCAACAGCCGCTATGGGGCAAATGGGCGGGATGATGAGCAGTATGTCCAATAAAGTCAATTTTGATGCGGGCTATGACCGTGTCGGCACCAACAGTATTAAATTTGATTATATTAAAATGATTAATCCGGGCAAAACGCTTGATGTCGGCATGGGGATTGCCGATATGGATTTTCGCACCCTGCCCGCGGTGACATCGGCATTGAAAAAGCGTCTTGAAATTGAAAACTGGGGTTATGAGCTGCCACCGATGGATTATCAGGATACGATCGTTGCCTGGAACAAGCGCCGCTACAACATTGATGTGCCCAAAGCCAATATTTTAAACAGCCTTGGTGTGCTTGACGGGGTTCTGTCCATCCTGTTGGCCTTTGGCAAAAAAGGGGATCATGTGTTGCTGACAACGCCAACCTATTCAAGCTTTTTTCACACGGTCCATGATGCGGGAATGCATTCGGCCGAAAGCGAAATGAAGCGCGTTAATGGTCGCTATCAGGTTGATTATGACGATTTTGAAAAACAGATCGCCGGCGGCGTAAAATTATTCATCCTCTGCAACCCCCAAAATCCGACCGGCAACTGCTGGACCGCGGATGAGCTGCGTAAAATGGGGGATATCTGCAACAAACACGGCTGCCTTGTGATCGCCGATGAAATCCACTGTGACTTTGTCATGGCTGGGCATAAATATACCCCCTATGCATCACTGGGGGAGGCTTACGCACAAAACAGCTTCACTTTAAAATCAAGCAGCAAGTCCTTTAACCTTGCCTCGCACAGAACCGCCTATTTCTATTCCGATAATCGCAGCTATATTGACCGTGTCCTTGAAAACGGTCATCAACGGCTTCTTTTGAATGTTATGGGGATGATTGCGTCAAATGTCGCGCTGCAGCATGGCGATGATTATATTGATGAACAGAATGCCTATCTTACCGAAAACACCCGCTATGTGGCAAAATTCTGCGCCGACCGGATCCCGCTGATCAAATATCAGCCCCATGAAGGCACCTATCTGGCGTGGCTTGACTGCACCGGCCTTTATGACAAACTGGACGCCCATAATAAGGCAAAAGAACTGACCGACTATAACACCAAAAACAATATTACCGAGATGGACTTTTTCGAAGGTGAGGTCATTAAAAAATATAACGCCGGTCGCTATGTCAAGGAATGGGTGATGGATCAGGCCCGGGTCGATATCAATGCCGGACAGGATTACGGCAAAGGCGGTGATGGTTTCATGCGTATGAACCTGGCCACCAACCGCGCCATGATCACCAAAGCGCTGAGCAATATCGAAGCCGCCATCAACGCTCTTTGATCATATATACTATACTTTAGTCTAAAGAGCCCCGAATTCTCGGGGCTTTTTTATTCAGGACATTGACAGCGTCCAATGATTGATGCACGATGAGGTCCCAAAAATATATCAGGGAGGATAAAATGGACGAAAAATCAAAACTAAATCGCCGCTTTTTTATGAAAGGGGCCGGGGCATCAGCCCTGATCGGTAGTGCACTGGGGGGAAGTGTCGCGCTGCCGCAATTGGCATCTGCCAAAGGCATGGGTGGCATGGGCATGTCAATGACCTATGACCTAAACGAAGAATTCAACCGTATCGGCGCCGGGGACAGCAAATGGGACATGATCCGCAAAGCGAACCGCCCCTATGACGTACCCTTCCCAATGGGTGTTGCCGATATGGATTTCAGAACATTCCCGCGCATCACCGAAGCGCTAATGACCCGCATGGGCCATGAAAACTGGGGATATCATCCGGCACCGATTGATTTCTATGACAATATCATTGCCTGGAACAAAAACCGCTATAATCAGGATGTGAAACGCGAAAATATCCTCAATGCCCTTGGTGTGCTTGATGGCGTTCTTTCCATCCTGCTGACCCATAACAAGGAAGCAAAACCCGTTCTGGTGCAGACTCCGGGCTATTCCGGCTTCTTCGGCATTATCAGAACCGCCCAGTTCTCGGCTCTTGAAAACCCGCTTAAGCTGGTGGATGGCCGCTGGACCATGGATCTGGACACAATGGCAAAACAGATTGATGAAAATGATGTCAAAGTCATGCTTTTCTGTAACCCGCAGAACCCGACCGGAAACTGCTGGACCGCTGATGAAATGCGGGCGATGGGCGATCTCTGCCTGTCCAAAGGTGTTCTTGTTGTCGCTGATGAAATCCACTGCGACTTTGTCAACAAGCACGCAAAATACACACCTTACGCCACCATCGGCGCCAAATATGCGCAAAACAGCTACACGCTGAAATCAACCAGTAAATCATTCAACCTCGCCGCCCATCATGTGGCCTATCTGTTCTCGGACAATGATGATTATATCACCGAGCTGAAAAAGCACGGCCATCAGCGCGGATCGCTCAATGCGCTCGGCATGATCGCCTGTAACGCCGCCTATAAATATGGCGCCGAATATATGGATGATATGCGCGCCTATATTGACGGTAACTGCAGATTCCTTGAAAAATTCTGCGCCGATGAAATGAAGGACGTTAAATATAAGATGCAGGAAGGCACCTACCTCGCCTTTATCGACTGTTCGGCTGTTGCCAAAAAGCTTGGCAAACCAATGGGCGATAAACGGATTGGCGATATGCTGAAGGATTTCTTCATACAGAAAGCCGGTGTCAACCTTAACCAGGGCGAAAATTACGGTCAAAATGGTGTCAACTATATGCGGATGAACCTGGCCACCACCCATAGAAAACTGCACGGTGCTCTAAACGCCATGAAAAAAGCAATCGACGCCATCTAGTTTTCTAAACCATTACATTAAAAAAAGGCTCCAATCATTTGGGGCCTTTTTATTTTTTAGTCATTTCCCCCGGACAAATGCATTGCTAACCCTTTCTATTGGCAATATTTCTCGTACCAGTTTTGTTGATTTTTAACAAAAACACCTACTCCGGATATTTTTACTTCATCATAAGTTTTATCCAGTTCAAAATGGATAAAACCACGGGCCAGCAATATATCAAAATTTTCCAACACACTAAATTTATTTACAGCAGCACAAGCCATCACATCCTTGAATTCCGGTGTGACTATATTTTTATAATGCTGATCAATCTCTGAAGGACTATTAATAGTTCTACTTTCAGTAATGCTACCCTTATTATCCGGCTTTTCCTTTTTAATTAAATAATAAAGAGGATAGGAAAGCATAGACGCAAATGTCTGTTCATCGTCATTTTTTATGGCCATTTTTATTTTTGTCAGTGAATTCTGAAGTTCCGATGCAGAAATATTATTTTCGCAGGAATAAAATAATCCATCTATATCCACGTCATTGTCCATATCAAACTGCTTTTCCTCGTCACTCGGCAGGGTTCTTTGCCACACGGTCAGCAGACAGGTTTTTTCCTTTTCGCTCATACTGGCGGGGAAATTGGTCCCCGCCGACAGCGCCGAAAGAAAAACCAGCATTGATGTTAAAATGGTCATTTTTAGTCATATCCCCCATACAAATTCATTATTGGCAATGATCCTCAAACCACATGTCCTGAATTTTTGCCGGGCCATTTATATGTGAAATTTTAATCTCACCCGTTGCAGCATCCTGATCAAAATAAATATAACCTCGGGCCAGCAATATTCCGAAATTACCGGATGCACTCATTTTTGATAATGTGGCACAAGCCATAATATCCTTAAAAAAAGGAACACTAATATCCTTATAATGTAATGAAAATTCAGACTGAATATTAACTTTTCTGTAATCATACATATCACCATTTTCATCCGGTTTTTCTCTTTTAGGAAAATACGTAAAAGGGTATATGAACATACTGGCAAAGGCCTGTTCATCATCATTTTTCAACGCCGTTTTTATTTTTGTCAGTGATTTCTGCAGTTCCGATGCCGTAATATTATTCTCACAAGAATAAAATAACCCATTAATATCCACATCATGGTCCATATCAAACTGCTTTTCCTCGTCACTCGGCAGGGTTCTTTGCCACACGGTCAGCAGACAGTTTTTTTCCTTATCACTCATACTGGCGGGGAAATTGGTCCCCACCGACAGCGCCGAAAGAAAAACCAGCATTGATGCTAAAATAGTCATTTTTAGTCATATCTCCTTGCATAAATTCCAAGAGTATAAAGATCAATTCTTGACTTGCTTCTGTTTCCAAGCCCTGATGAAAATTGATTATTTGCTTTTGTATATTTTAAATTTTGTCCGATTCCTGCATAGTCACCAGCCTTTATGGCTATATTAAGGTTAGGGCTATTTGTGCTGTTCAGGGCTGGTGCCCCGACATTAAAGGCCAGATCAACAAGGGCGTCATATTCATTCTGCCTGAGAGGAAGGTTCCCAACCAGCCTTTTTACCGTTCTTTCCGCTTCTTCAATATCCTTTGTTAGCAAAAGCTCTGCTTCATAGGTTGATACCGGATCGCCAATTTGCCTGTTTGAACCACTCCATTTTGTATGACCAAAACCGCCCGTTGGATTACCAAATCCGTCATCCGCAATTTTTGGCACATAAGTTTCCAGTTTTCTGATATGGTTGCGTAAATGGCTGCTCGCCTGTAATTTTGACGCATCTACCCGTGGCGCGGCTAAATAATCATCCACCTTTAGCTCGATAAATGGCTTATACCCCGTCGCCTGTTGGTCCGCGCGGCTAAGTATGGCAGGGTCAATTGCTGGTCTTTGTGGTTCTGACATTTTCATGGAAGCAACACTATCATCATTGCTTGAACCATTCAATACTAATTCACTTATTGGTTGTTTTTCCGGCTGCTGGTAATTTTGCAGCTTTTTCATATACTGAACCATTTCCGATGACGGCGCATGGTTCGATGGCAGCGCGATGCCGGACCGCTTGCTGCCAAGTTCGCGGACAAGCCGCCTGTCATATTCGCTTTATAATTGAAGGGGGGAGCTACCGCGCTCGGCGCTACTTGAGCTCCCCCCGGCCTCGCGGACTCCCCCCTCCTGGAGGGTAATCGGGCAGCCCTGAGCTCGGTTCATGTGCGCGAAGCGTCACGGAACCAAAACTAATAAGCCCCATATTTCGTCAGAAGGTGGTTTATTTGAAAAATAGTTGGTCATTTTTAAATCCTTTATCTTTGTGTCATTATTAATCTGCCCGGTTCATGGGCGCATGAGCCGCACGGAACCAAAACAAAAGCAGCCCTGAGCGCGGTTCATGGGCGCGTGAGCGACCGGAACCAAACAAAAAAAGAGAACCAACCCGGCAAGGCCGGATTAAAGTTCCCTTTTATAAAAATCGCTTCATGAAAATGGTCAGTCGGGGGCCCAAAGATGTCAAGGATTAATTATGCTGGAAAAAGCAGGGCAAATGTCCTTTAAGGCAATTAGCCGGGCAAATATTTAACATTTTATTAACCATACCCATTTAAAGTTAGCCCCTGAAATTAATATGGTTAATGATGGACAG
This region of Emcibacteraceae bacterium genomic DNA includes:
- a CDS encoding DNA polymerase III subunit delta', translated to MEEAEIFLPRKTLDLNGHEGAEGLFLDAFNAGKIHHAWMITGPKGIGKATLAYKMARFLLNNPPKEDEGPGLFGDVLEKVALSSLNTNLESRENSLISAGSHADLLVIERTEDPKTGKLRNNILVDDVRRINDFFHKTSTAGGWRVAIVDTADEMNRNAANAILKILEEPPSNSILIILAHAPGRLLPTIKSRCRMLPLKPLKSETVKEILQNKFPAMDEHIIDGYVALTNGSPGKAISLINHDGLKLYGDLLSLLSSMPDINVPLMHAFADEITSRKSGDMFQLFYELLSRFISRMIRHVSYQGTSHTHNIKPALENEFELMEKLGQIIPLDQWAELWEKIAEKMKATDALNMDPKQTVLDILNMISAALRLN
- a CDS encoding RlmE family RNA methyltransferase, with amino-acid sequence MIKKPKLSKSGKERKLDPRGIVRGEKTRVKTARYRKSSSTRWLQRQLNDPYVAAAKRDGYRSRAAYKLLELDEKFNFLHGVKSVVDLGAAPGGWAQVAAKQCAGDVRIIGIDLLEVAPVPGAIMLQMDFTTDEAEKALLDLIDGPVDLVMSDMAAATTGHQNTDYLRTIGLVELAFDFATKVLVKNGTFVAKVFAGGTDNKLLEDVKKRFKSVRHYKPPASRSESKETYLVAQGFLG
- a CDS encoding Ppx/GppA phosphatase family protein; its protein translation is MKNNNNDNGSAEERRAAQGEKQNRPSTKNRRNSEPGKSHVYGVVDLGTNNCRLLVAVPNANGFKVIDSFSRIVRLGEGLKEQKKISVEATERTVSALKICMEKMRRRGVTRMWNVATQACREAENGAEFVKTIEDQVKISLDIINPQEEARLAVMGCKELLDTKYNSGIIFDIGGGSTEIIWINFCKKRIPEIIDWISIPLGVVNLSEEYGTREALPIAHYEEMKERVKDHLVPFEQKHNIAVSIAESRVQLMGTSGTVTTLTSMHLNQAIYDRNEVDGAWMKAADLVNLCQDLAKLDYAERLALNNIGNDRAELVVAGCAILDAIIDVWPIDDVRVADRGIREGMLHHLMDEQRQKNRATRRKRSRKRYFLKRKKKKAVNAEQGTND
- a CDS encoding aminotransferase class I/II-fold pyridoxal phosphate-dependent enzyme translates to MTNQTKLNRRFFMKTVGAGAVIGGTLGSVPLSTAAMGQMGGMMSSMSNKVNFDAGYDRVGTNSIKFDYIKMINPGKTLDVGMGIADMDFRTLPAVTSALKKRLEIENWGYELPPMDYQDTIVAWNKRRYNIDVPKANILNSLGVLDGVLSILLAFGKKGDHVLLTTPTYSSFFHTVHDAGMHSAESEMKRVNGRYQVDYDDFEKQIAGGVKLFILCNPQNPTGNCWTADELRKMGDICNKHGCLVIADEIHCDFVMAGHKYTPYASLGEAYAQNSFTLKSSSKSFNLASHRTAYFYSDNRSYIDRVLENGHQRLLLNVMGMIASNVALQHGDDYIDEQNAYLTENTRYVAKFCADRIPLIKYQPHEGTYLAWLDCTGLYDKLDAHNKAKELTDYNTKNNITEMDFFEGEVIKKYNAGRYVKEWVMDQARVDINAGQDYGKGGDGFMRMNLATNRAMITKALSNIEAAINAL
- a CDS encoding aminotransferase class I/II-fold pyridoxal phosphate-dependent enzyme, producing the protein MDEKSKLNRRFFMKGAGASALIGSALGGSVALPQLASAKGMGGMGMSMTYDLNEEFNRIGAGDSKWDMIRKANRPYDVPFPMGVADMDFRTFPRITEALMTRMGHENWGYHPAPIDFYDNIIAWNKNRYNQDVKRENILNALGVLDGVLSILLTHNKEAKPVLVQTPGYSGFFGIIRTAQFSALENPLKLVDGRWTMDLDTMAKQIDENDVKVMLFCNPQNPTGNCWTADEMRAMGDLCLSKGVLVVADEIHCDFVNKHAKYTPYATIGAKYAQNSYTLKSTSKSFNLAAHHVAYLFSDNDDYITELKKHGHQRGSLNALGMIACNAAYKYGAEYMDDMRAYIDGNCRFLEKFCADEMKDVKYKMQEGTYLAFIDCSAVAKKLGKPMGDKRIGDMLKDFFIQKAGVNLNQGENYGQNGVNYMRMNLATTHRKLHGALNAMKKAIDAI
- a CDS encoding lysozyme, which produces MKKLQNYQQPEKQPISELVLNGSSNDDSVASMKMSEPQRPAIDPAILSRADQQATGYKPFIELKVDDYLAAPRVDASKLQASSHLRNHIRKLETYVPKIADDGFGNPTGGFGHTKWSGSNRQIGDPVSTYEAELLLTKDIEEAERTVKRLVGNLPLRQNEYDALVDLAFNVGAPALNSTNSPNLNIAIKAGDYAGIGQNLKYTKANNQFSSGLGNRSKSRIDLYTLGIYARRYD